The DNA region ctatttttttcccctttgtcttAAAATAGGAGATACCATAGAGACTGTCACAGCATGATTTGATCACAAATTTCTAGAAGACCTGAGTTTTGGTAATAACTATCAATAGAAACAACTCAAGGCTAAACAACCTTTGGAAATTCCCAGGTTAAGCAGGATTCATGCATTATTGCATCAAAACAAACACCCTTGAAATACAATTATACAACAGATGACAATAATCAAGAATGCTTTACTATTCAGGGAAACATAGAACAACAAAGATCTTAACAAAGAAGCAAATGaaggttaaaaaatatattcatgtCTATTTCCAAATTCATTACCAGAGCAATATTCAAGGATTTACAGCATTAGaacaaaataagatttttaacTTGCATATAGCCCTCATACTAATACATGGCTTTGAAAGTTAGTGATCTAGCAGAACTCTGGGAGGGAAACAATAAGATgtcttaacaaacaaacaaacaacggGTCTTATGAAGGACTCTGTGCCTCTGTCAGAAAGACTTTATCATCGGAAGACAGGCAAAAATCTCCAGACAGCGGCTTGTTTCCACCAGAACCAGCAGAAAGTATAGGATATACTTAGGCTATTCATTTGATCCTGGCACAGATTCTCAAAACTCAACAAGTAAAAGCCAACTGGTGTCTAAAGAGAAGAACATAGTCAAAGGACAGCTTACACAGAACTCCTAGCATCCAGTGGCAGGGCAGACATTCGCAGACAATCTTCACGACCAAAGTGGGAGCaacaaatgagagagagagagatggaaactAAATTCTgtttggcagaagaaagtaacGTAATGAACAAGGAAAGAGCATAGTAGCAAAGAAgtcaattttaaatttaaaataagagactactgaaaaggaaactgaaagcaatGCATACTGAAGAAAACTTGTACTTTTCTGTGTAAAAGCCAATAGGATTCTAATTTCCAAATTGAAGAACTGCATAAATGtaggtttggaagggacctcaagaggtcaTCAAACGAAGCCAATTTTTTTATTCTGCCttcaggaaataagaaaaactagTATTCAGTATCCTCCAAACAACAGCTTTTATCTTTTGGAAGATTTATAACATCTTTTTAGAAGTCTCTTCTGATCAGAAGAAAccagaaaatctttctttttcagtcttttcctAATAGGTCATACTGctccttttctttcagttctaAACTAAACTTTCACCAGTTAATTTGCTTCCTTTTTAAAGGCTGGAGAGCAAACTGACACTGTACACTACCTAAGTTTTCACTAATTCTGAAATGAAGGGAATAATTATCTCCTATCTCATATCTAAAGTGGTATTTGCAAATTAATGACAGCCTCACCGGGTTGACTTAATTTGAGATTCACGGTATCTCCCAAAGCCTTTTTTTATAATCTTCCTATCTGTTCAGTTATTACCATTTAGTGTAGACAAGGGTGACCAGGCACAATACTGCATTGGAACATCTTCCAGAGTATGCTGGCTGTTTGCTAACAGAACAAAAGGTAGAAAGAAAGCTGCATCCTCAAGTTTCAGTAGGAGGCAAAGCTATAGTCCTACTCATAATTTGGACTCTAACAAGTTCCCCCTGGTTGTTTTATAAAATAAGCTAATTAAAAGAAGGATACTTTTTAGCTTCACTTACTCTACTTCGCAAAATTATTCTAATAAAACTGGtagtaacaggaggaaaaacatCAGGCAAAGTAAAAGCCAacttcactgaagtccatggacaATAAAACACACCATaatccccttttttcttccaggATTAACTCACTCATTGGAAACCTGGCACTACACAATCTCAAAGTAAACAATCTGGAGCAAAAGAAGTAAACATTCTGATATTATTAAATTGGTATTTAAATGTCTATGAGTAAAATGGCTGTTATGAAGCTTTGATAGAATGGCTTCTGTGTTATctcaaaattttaattaaaatacaaatcAGAACCTTCCTATTATCCAAACATATTTGTACTGAAACACCCTATCACCAATTCAAGAATGGATACCTAACAATGTTGATTTCTTCCTGACCCACTTCTCCAATAAAAACAGAATTGTTAACCTCACCTTTTAGATAATGTAATGATACAGAAAAGTAATTTGAAGGAAACATGGAGCCAGAGCTATTCACTACAAACCTGTAATCTTGTTTCAAGGGCTTGGACCATAAGCAAACCATTCTCTTGCAATCCTTCTGCAGTAGGAACATCATCTTCTTTATAATTAATATCACTCTaaaaaagataaattaatttAACAATAGAAAGCAAGCTACAGACTATAATATGCCATTATAAAAGTCtaggaaaagaaatcagaaaaccAAAAGGATTACAATATGCAATCTAAAGGTAAAATACTATCTTCTGAAAGCAATTAGAGATTCATGGTACATGATAGAAAGATCCAGttatgaaaagatttttaatgagGACTATGGTCTCAATTAGAAATTTTTAGCCAAAAGGTAAGTATCGTAGCAAACCTTTTACATACGCAAATCATTTTCAATGGCATTATTTTAATTTCCCGAAAGAACACTGATACTATCAAGAAAGTAGAATAGTCTCTTGAGATAAGAGTTATCTCCCAATCTCAGAATTAAAAAAGGGGTATTGTATTAAAACCTCATGGCATTTCACAACACATATTCAATTCACATTACACACATACTTTAAAGAATCTTAAGTTTATTAATTTAGAAAGCACAGACTGAATAGCTGGGAAAAGGCAAGTTGAACTTACTGCATAGTTGATTTCTCCAAAATCTATTATTCTGAATGTACTCAACACATCTGTATTTGAGTCATCcttaaaaagcagcagcatttgctCAGTTCCAGAGCCAATAAAATCATCTACGAGAACAGACTTCACTTTTTGCCATTTGGAAGCAACCTACAGTAGAAGAAGTATTTCCAGAGTTACATAATTCTTCTTGACAgagtattagaaaaaaaacttAGCAGTTAattttgtttctcctttaaaTTTTAGAAAACTAAAGTATGGCATTTTCTTGTCATTTCCCTGAAGTGATGCTTTCTGTGAACAGGAAGTGAGACTCACAAAGGTAGTAAATTTCAGAAGGCAGTTTATACTTTGAGATGATATTGGTTTAGTGCCCCTCTAATGTATATTATGTGAGCACACTCATAGCCATCTTACAGCTGTAAGTTCTCATCCAAAATAAGTTTTGGATTCACAACAGAAATTTTGGCTCGGTTTCAGAAAATGACTTATTAAATTCTAGAATGCAGGACTCATTTTCAGAGATATGAGAAagtaataaaagcaaaacaattggATACTTTATACAGGTTGTTTTAACAGAAGCAACATAAAAAACTTAAACACGTAGCTTTTCACTTGCAGAAGCTTCTGATAAGACTatataaaaaagaagaaacagaattattttacAGTAGTAAAAGGAAGTTATTTAAGGTCACAAATACCTGGAAGCTGTCTCTCCATATAGCACAGGTATTTCCAGAGGCAAAAGAAACAATAAATAGTAAGTCATTGCTACTGGTTACAGCTGTTTTTATTGAACAGGGTTTCTCATATGGAAGCTCGCAAACACCTTTAGGGAGACCATCTTGAAACCAAATAAGTTGATTCTTGTGAGTGACGGCAACAACTGATATTCTGAGCTGTTTTTTCAATACCTCTTTCTTGCAGACACAGACAGATACCACTCTGCTGTATGCATGAGGCATAAAGCACGTGCCAGTTATCATTTTCTGGGTTTCAATTGCATATCCAAAGAACTCACTACCCCAGATAGCTCCATCTGAAGTGGAAAACTCTTGTTCATCTTCGCTTTCTGGCAAGCAAGCAGTTCTTATTCCTAAGACAACAGTGCCTTCATCTTCAATTTCCCCTGCCCACACAATGGAAGAAAGTTGAACAGAAGCACTTAGAATCGTGCAGGTGTCGGAAGAGATGTAGAATAGCTTGTTAGCATGCCTCCACAAGACTGAAGGACCAGTAAACAACCTGATGTCTTCTTTCAGCTCATAATccaatttaaaatgaaaggacTGTTCAAACTGATTGGAGCTGTGAAGCAACAACAAGAGATATTTGAGAACGTTTTTccgttttttctttttcatcaaaaTGCAGGGAAGAATAATTCCTGATCTGGAATCTGTGGTACAGCTACAACAAATCATTTCAATTTCTAAGTGACTGCCATGCATGTTGAATAGTCCAGAAGATTTCTGAATAAACAGTTTAGTGTCTCTGTCAAAGACCATTCTTCTGACAGATAACTTTGTTATTTTACTAGCTGCTCCTTCCACGTGCTTTGTTTTCGACAACTGAAATATGAGGACTTCTCCATTGTAGGACAAGACTTGTTCTTCCTCACCCAGAAGCATCTTTCTTTATCTTTATGCCCATTCCTCTACAAGAAAACAGTATGCctctctatttttttatttttttttgtcaggaagatttctctgctgaaatgtTAATCTAGTTGGacattttttttctacaaaaacaaacaataacaaaattaaattgttttagACCTAGCTGAGTTGATTGATCCTTAAGAACAAGGAAAGCGACACATTGTAAAGCAATTACAAAGCCTAAGCTAGAGAACATGAGGCTAGAACGCGGTTAACTTTGCAGAGCTACAGGATTAGAGTGAAATTAAGCAACTTTGCACTGAGAGATGCAGATAACCTAAGTGAGTTTCAAAAACGTATTCCAACATTTATTTACCAAAGCATTAACTCACCGCTCATCAAAAGCTACAAAATATATTGTGAGTTGAAATAGAGAAGGGATGAATTGCCACCCACTGACCACGCACAGGTCGCCGGCGACTCGCCCACCGGCGGCAGCAGGGGCCGCCGCCTCCCGTAACGGCCCCGCCCGCAGCCTTCGCTAGGCCTCACCGCCCTCCCCACGGCCACTGAAGCCGCTCCTGCACCAACAGCGGCCCAagggctgcgccagcccagcccggccccccgcgccgctcgcCCCCCAGCAgcgccttgccttgccttgccttgccctgCCCGGGCCGGTGCCGGGGCTGTCACAGCTTTGGGTCGCGGGAGAGGGGAGGGGCGCGGAGCGAAGCGCGCCACCGCTCCGAAACTCCCGCCACGCAGGGCATGACGGGAGAGGAAgcgggggaggggaaggggagcgagcagtgccggggcgggggcggggcccagAGCCCGGCACGGCGCAAGGGGCGGGGACAGGGGGCGGGGCTTCTGCGTGGTTGGCCGCGCCTGGCGCCGCCGCGcttgtgctgggctgtgcggccgctcgctggccccgccccctcccactCTGCACCCTTCGAGGGGTCACGCACCGCCTCCGTCCCTATTTCTTTCTCCCCCTCGGGCGCGCGCGGGTCCCGCTGCGGCTGCGGACGCCTCCGCCGGACCATGGCTGACGTGAGTGGCTGCGTGCGCGCGCCTTCCCCCTGCCCGCcgagcgcgcccgcccgcccgcggggtcTCCCCTGCCCAACGGCCCCCGCGCGCCGGCACCTGCCGTTGGGGGGGTGACGGCGGCGGTTGAGCGGCGCGGAGCGCGCAGGGGTAGCCAGGCCCGTCGGCAGCGCTCGCACAGCTGAGGGGGGCTGGCTCGGGCCTCTGCCTCTCCCTTCCTTTCACGTCCTTCCCCGTTTCTTGTTCCCCCTCGGCAGCGACAGGACAAGGCCGCGCTGATAAGCGAGACCCGGCGGCGTTTCGAGGCGGAGTACTTGCCAGGTGAGTACACGGTGGTGGAGCTGGGGTGGGCTGAGAGCGGTGGGCTCGGCTCCTTGTGTGCGGCCTCTGGCGCTTGTCCGATATTGCTTTTCGCCTGTGGGCCgcttctttcccttctctccctcccagcCAGGTTAGTGGGTGTCTCTGCCGCTTCTTCAGGTGGCCGAAACTACCAGGCAGGGATGACGCACGGAGCATGGTGTTGTCTCTCTTGGCTCTTGGTGCTCTCTTTTGGGTTGGTCTCTCTGGGTGGCAGGGAGTATCAGGGCAAAGGTTTTAGGTCCTTTTGAGTCCTGGttgctggctggctggctttAGTGCTGGGGCCTGGACATTGCTGTGCTCAGTACTTTCTGGACATTGaagggggtggggaaaaaaaaagaaaaaaaaagttcctggcCCTAACCAGTTTGTCTAGGAAAGGAGTTGCTTTTCTGGAGTAACTTGCACTCTGAATTCATGCTGTGCTTAATTAAAATCATATTGTGTGTCCGACTCAACTCTTAAGTGCAGAAGCTTTTAAACCCATAAATGAAGGGCAGGAGGTGCTGGCATGCCTAGAGGAAAGGGAATGTCTGGGGAAACTTAGAGGGGTTTCCTTCCAATTCAAGGTTGATTTGCATTGCTTATAATAGGAAAATAGATAGTAGTGTCTTGTGCTAACAACTGTAGCACTAAGGAATGAGTTTTATTATGAATGTCTAAAGGCATTCTATTAAAAACATAGTCCCATCcaatttttaatgcaaatacAATGAGAACTCAGCAGTTTAGTGTAGGAATTGCATGTACCTCCTTTAACATAAGCCTCAATCCTGTGAACACGTGCTTTGTTTTGATGTTCCTGATCAGAATTATTGAGACTTAGTTACCACTTTTTCACAAGAGTTCCACACTTTTTATGGCTTCTTTGTGATTGGGTATAGTACTTCTCTTGCAAACTTCTGGAGGGTCTTGAGAATGGTGCAATTTTATCTCATATGTTTACCCTACTGATATTAATAAAGAAACCAACTTTGGCCCTGGTTAGAGAATGCATGTATTTCTGGGATGATGATAAAATTATTGGAATAGTATCTTGGAGAATAGAGAACTTACTTTATCATGTGACATCTCTGTGTGATTAAAGATGTCTTTGGCATTCTTAGAACTTTTAAGTTCTGGAGAGAAGGATCATCTTAAAGTTTTTTGGCTATTGATATTTTCAGTTAGTGCATATGTTTCCCCATGATAGATGGTTCATATTTCTTTGTAATCTGTTATCCTAGAACTacttataaaaattattttggaaagcCTAAAACTACTTTGGGACAGTTGCAGCTGGAAAAAGGGGGAGTATTATCTTTTCAGCTGAGCTATCCCTTAGAATGCTGGAATTCCACAGATTTTTCTAGTTGTAACAAAGCCTCTGCTGGGTTGGTTATAGCCATTAAAAGAATGAAACACTGTTGCAATTGCAAGGTAAACTATAGTTCTACTTCTTGGAATATTTTGTACGGTTATTTTCTCAGCCCATTTTGGGGTCATGGTTTAGAACTTTTAGTCTTTTCAAGAAAATGAGATTAGGATTCCTTTGAGTTAACATTCTTAAATCTCTCCCTTGAATTTAGGAATGCCATAAGCAAATGACTGTTGTCAGTTGAGTAACTCAGTTGAAGTGTGAAAAAACACAGGGATTCAGTGTTATTGTGGTTCTTCTGCCTTTACTGTATGTGTTCTAAAATATACTAAAATGTTTCCTCATACTTGAAAGGGTTATGGAGGTTTCTTTATTTAATAATACAGATACCCCAAGCATATGACTTTCTATGTTTTAAGGGTACAAAGCGTTGCTTGATATCTAGTGATTTTAGTCTGCTTTGAAAAGTAGTGGCACTATCAAGATACATTGTGAAAAGTAAACTGATGCTGTCTGTGAAAGTTTGGTGTGGTCTTAGAATTGTGGGCCTCTATGAAGTGAGTTTAACTATGAAGCGAGCCTAACTCCATTTACAGATGAACTGCAAGTACTAAGATTTATGTGAAattttcaataactttttttttcttgtgctgcagctgccactgttttctttttcctatgaggaaaacagtttttctgattaatctagagactttatttttgttttgtgaagtGATTCTACCATATTATGGAACTCATAGCTGTGGGGTTCCCTCTATACAGGAGGAATTGCTATTGGTCACATGCTGTTGTTTTCTTGCAATAACGTTTATTTTTGTTGTGAAATAAAAACTTAGAGGGCCTTTCAAAACCTTATTTTGTTTGAAATTACTGATTATCAGAATACAATGTTTTAGATTAAAgctaaatatatgaaaaatacattttaatatgtaGCTGGTTTAGGAAAGCCTAATAGTAACTGCCACATCTGATGCATGCTGGAATATCTCAAGTAAAAGTTATAACCCAATAATACACTACAGTCTTGAGAACTTTCAAGGTAAGATGGAAAAAGTCATGTTCAATGTTTGAAAGCACTGGATGTCTGCTTTCTGCATTAAACAGCTGTTTCATTTATGTGACTAAATCAACCAACTATTTTCATAATCAGGTACAATTTGGAAAATATGTCAGAGAACCTTATTGGCTCATATCCCCCAAATCTGCATGAGAAT from Apteryx mantelli isolate bAptMan1 chromosome 1, bAptMan1.hap1, whole genome shotgun sequence includes:
- the FANCB gene encoding Fanconi anemia group B protein isoform X2; its protein translation is MLLGEEEQVLSYNGEVLIFQLSKTKHVEGAASKITKLSVRRMVFDRDTKLFIQKSSGLFNMHGSHLEIEMICCSCTTDSRSGIILPCILMKKKKRKNVLKYLLLLLHSSNQFEQSFHFKLDYELKEDIRLFTGPSVLWRHANKLFYISSDTCTILSASVQLSSIVWAGEIEDEGTVVLGIRTACLPESEDEQEFSTSDGAIWGSEFFGYAIETQKMITGTCFMPHAYSRVVSVCVCKKEVLKKQLRISVVAVTHKNQLIWFQDGLPKGVCELPYEKPCSIKTAVTSSNDLLFIVSFASGNTCAIWRDSFQVASKWQKVKSVLVDDFIGSGTEQMLLLFKDDSNTDVLSTFRIIDFGEINYASDINYKEDDVPTAEGLQENGLLMVQALETRLQAGYTSVRELQHHLRLKKKVILESCRALIDLVQERSHILPTTKKEGLVSLWDDTENPLHSLNEEVSLTSKVTDHFIEKLWQRIVDDRLIVGVKLTEPFNLSLGDVSLSLVMDQDFTLISPIIECQNKIITLNKAFSALAISSSQIEPPPKKMKLDFHSKNDVKKELHKRNLKIQLDGAKTFIAVTSLSPLLAFHSVPWKISLLSLRNLTVLFQCLHSLTRVLPPSSDIKLLRSGSKDVLTDQLALALEKEVLISRNSFSSKENKAENSLTWGNETGKKISDAPVASFLDSEEGVQQFRKKLQNEREESMLSMNQTMNGALYQEITLKIAEAQLHSDMIVWRLSKS